The window TGATACGCCACTCTTCTTGAAAACTACCACACAACCTCCAAAAGCCAAAACCTTTCTGAAGGTTTCCTTTtgatatttctttttcctctttcagttttctctttcatGAATCAATTTTGACACACATTCCTGCAGTAACTGATGAATCTCAGTTCTGTTCTAAATAGAGACGATGTTGAATTTTAACTGAGTAGATTTGACCTTTGAGAGCATGGAGTGATCATTCCCAGaggctgttttcagtttgtgatgCATGAGGAAGTGTATCTGATGTGTGAATTAGACTCAGTCAGCTCCACATGATATTGCATGTCTGAGAAATAATGTCATCTCGACACACTCACCCATGTGGGGCCAGCAGCCGCAAAAACCTGTCAATATTGTTCGCTGGCAAACATTTTCATGGATATTACTCACTCAATCAGGAACATTTTTAAAGCTATTTAACCTAAATGTATTGAATTTCCCAGTTGTCTTACAGTTGTGTGAGAGTGCTGTGATGTTAGCATGAGACTGTCTTGTGCCAGGGTGAATCATTGTGTTGATAGTGTTTCAGATTCGGTATATTTGGATGAACTGACTGAACAGTTTGCCGAGATGTTGCTGAGACggtgatgttgtgtttgtgtagattAGATTTTATGATTGGAATACCTGATTTCCTGTGCCATCAAAAGCAAAACTTGCTTTGCtgtgaacaaaacacaacagttctCTCTTTATTGCTTAAGGACAAAATTTGGATCATGATCATCACGCCAAGTGCACCCAGATTTCCTCTGGGATGTTGGAGAACTTCACAAGTGCAGTCTTTATGTTTTAAGTTCTGTCACATTGGCCAGTGAGGCAAAACCCAAGAAGCACTTTTGAGAGTATTTTaggttttactgtttttaattctttggCACCAGTGATGGAGCTGCACTTCTGTATCTAGGATGGTAACTGTACTTGTGACTGCATGATCATGGTTTAATGTGAAGGGTCAAACAATGTGAATCATTTCTGCTGTCCTTCCTGCTGCGAACAACAATTTAAGGTATATGCTTTTTAACTATGAGCAGCAACCTCACCTGTCAATTCCAcctattgttttattttagtttagtgcAATTTGGactttgagtctttttttttccacgttatctttttatttttttactgcttCTTTTACTGCTTGAAAAACAGATGTTCAGATGTAACAGCTCTTTTTATTTAGGTGTTGATCTTCTAATGCAAAAAGGTGAATGTAATCTGAATAAGCCATACCACAGTGTTCTTAACATGTTGTCACTCAGTGTCCTTATGTTGCCATGTCATGTCTACCTTTTGTATCTTATCATGAGGAGGATTAGTGCTTACTCCTGCCCTGTATGACCAGTGATTTTAATGAAGCACGTTGTGAATGTCTTGATGCTTTCCTGTAATGCTGATTATATTCATTTATTCCATTAAATTATTTGAAtccatttcatttgtgtgtggaTGCCTGGGTGACAGAAGAGTTGGGGGTGATCATGATGACTATGCCAGATCTCACTGTGAGATACTGGAAGATACAGACCTTTGCAAAAACTGAATCTGCCTGAAAAATTCAGATACTCCAACAGACTCGTGTTTGTGTGACTTGCCGAGGTGATGACGTATGTGCGAGTGTTTGAGGTGTCAAGAATAATAAACGCTTGTCTGTGAAAGCATCTAATTGCCCTGCAGGAGCGGCAGAAGTCAAGGTTGTGAACTGAAGAGAAAGTAGCAGTAAATTAATGATGTGAGAACATGTTTGCTACAATACTGTTCACTCTTTACAATAACATTTATTTGCAGAGACTGAGTGGGCagctctttgtgtctgtctcatgCTGTAAACAAGTGTGCTTTTCTACTTCagcatttaataataaatactaACTACATTTATGGGCTGTAtgcctcagctgcagcaggtgatTCTTTAGCAGCTTCTTTGCAAGTGCTGCACAGAAGGAGCACTCACACATATTGGCTGGTCCACAGGTCTGTATTTTCACAGGTGGACAGGGATAAGAATTAGAATTAGCAATGGTCTGCAATGTTTGTGCCTCAGATAAGAAAATCCCACAACCTGTAAAATATCTGCCATTGGGAAGACCCTTTCTATACTACCAACATCTTATAGTTTGTCTTGCCTTCAGTATGCTTTGTGACATGTAAGCAATATTATCCTCATATGATAAAAATATCCAATGTGAGTGACTGTTAAAGGGTAAGAGAGTTAGTGATTTATGCTACATTATGAATAGAGAAGTATGTAACAACAACATGTAACATCTGCAGGCAATAAAgacattattttaattcatgAGAGGAATTATGCTTAAAAACTCACAATTAAACCAgaatggttttatttaaaattagaTTACAAGAACAATGATGAAGAAACagctttaaaattaaaaacaataatatttcaaacaaaaaatatttccatcCCAGCCttcttaaaatgaaatgaaacatactaaaatgtaaaataaccTCCAAAGTTAGTTTGACATGCTGGAATGACAGGTCTGATCTAGGAACTGCTAACTTCAACTTCCTACTTTTGCAGAGGAGGGCAGAAAatcttgaaaaaacaaaacaaaacaaacaaaaaaaaagacacaaatgcatGTTCTACAATATGGCCCCTGTCAGTGGATCCTCCTTTACCCACCCCTATTAgggaagatgaggatgatggTGAAGCTCatcagtcatttatttctgaTGCAGTTGAAATAAGACAATGTTGATTTGGGGATATGAGAGATGGAGGTTGGGCGAGTCCTGATGCCCAACAAAAAGTAGACCAGATGTCCGCAAAGTGGACTTAACCAGAACATCCTCTGCACCCACAGTGGGTGCATTCAATGATCCTTCCCTGCGgagaagatgaaaacaacagaattaggtgacaaaaatacacaagaaatGAACAGGCCAGCTTACATCCCAAAATGCCTCCATTTGGGAAGGTAAATGGCTAATTGTCACTGTCCTTTATTAAATATCTTGTTTGTAAAAATCCtcagaatttaaaaatgtgccagCCACTAGCCATGCTAGTGGCATGACTCTAGGGATGGAACTGTCAGTTTGCTGGTCTGTTTCAGCAAATATGAGTTGGACAGATGGATAAATATTTTATCCAAAATTCAAGGTCTCCAGAGTATGAATTTACTCTCATTGTTGCTGCACAGATCTTTTCTTTCACACCACCAGTGGGTTGAACTTTTCACCCATTCTGAGAAATACAGCAACATCTTCTGAATAGAATAGACTGAACcaacattttgtacagacattcatagTCTTATTGAAATATGGACTTGACTATTGTTGAAATCAAACAGAAGATAGAGCATCTGAAATTAAAACAAGTACAACTAACAGTAAGGCCTGTAACCTGTACAGTATTGGTttggagtgtttgtttttgtggcgTTTGcgacttcctgtttctgtaaCAAAACGCCTGTCAATGATTACCGGTACTTAATATATATGACACAGTGACTGGTGAGCACTCTGGCCTCATTTGTCCAAACAAAAATCCCGAGACACTCTGGACCAGTAAGAGGTCTTTGAATGTGTGCAGTGTGATAGCGGCGTTGTTACTTAATCTTACACTCATCTGCACTGTTTGCACTTATATCTGTACATCAGCAGGACTAATGTAAGCAGAGGGACAACCTAACCCTTTAACACATATTTAATACAAGCTTTTAATGGGGTCGTTTTTCAAAGTGATTAAAGTAGATGGCCTTagtaaaaatgtccaaaattcTGCGAGACTTACGACTTCCAGCTTGCTCTTGGGGACTCTGCAGATACAGTTGGTTCCAAAGTTGGTGTCTCGTGTTTGGATGCAACGCAGGCAGCACAAGTTCTCGTAGCCCTGCTTCTTCCATTTGGCAATCAGGTTCTTGTCTGCATAGCCTTCCTTTATACAGTACTCATACAGCTCtgtgaggaaacacacacagaaaggaaatgttGGTTTGGCATCTATGAGTACAACTACCAACGggtttcattgtcatttcattttttaacccTTTTACCAAGAGGTCCCACAGAGACTAAAATCTCTTTTACAAATTCACCACATCTAGTGAAGATACCTAATATGTCAGGCAGGAGGGCAATGAAACAAGCAAATCAAGTAGTTCAAAAGGAAGAAAGCAAGAATCAAAACTCTATACCTCTGCTGATGGCTTTCCTTTTGTAGAACAGATCATAGATGTATCGACTCCGCTGATGGTGCAACCTGAAAATTGGCCAAAGAGACTCCACCTTTCGCTTTCCCTCATGAGGCTCTGTTTCAGctgtgacacagaggaaaatgagGAAAGTGAAAAATCAATGGAGCAcctgtttaaaataataaattaaaatggcTATTGGGACTATGTGTGAATAGAGTCTTGAATAGTGATGTCACATCAGAAATAATACATTAATCTGTTGCTATAACAGCCTcaactaataataaaatattccCCACAAGAGTTTGGAACCAATCTTAAGGGATTTGTTCGTTTTTCCACAACTATATACCGTAATATTAGAGTTTTCCTTGACTGGAATATATGGGCACAATATGGCGACACAGTTTTGTACACAATGTATACGACGGCATTACGGATAAAGATctttattaattataaattaattaataacaaaCATGTGCATCTGACTGAACTACAGCCACTTCACGGGACTTTTGATTGGCTCAGTTCATTAATACGACTTTACAACACGCGTGATAATCAACTAATGTATCCACttccaaaatttaaaaatgtccaatATTTAATCAAAcggaaaataaaactgaaagggTATGTGTAAACAGCTCATGTAAATATGAAGTAAAGGCTGAAATTATTTAACCACTGCACGCTGTAATTGACGTTACAGTCAAACGGCCAAGTGTTTTGAGGACCATTAGGCTAATCATCTTCTACCGGCTTACCTTCTCTCATTTTCTGATCCAGCTCGTCTAAAGTTGGCTCAATGAGCTCCCAGCCATCTGGAGGCGGCTTCCGACTCCTCTTTACTTTGGGCATGTTGCTATAGTTTgtacaaaacagaacaaaagctcACGGTATCTTAGCTTTCCTTTGCAACACGGGCGCAACAATCCGACGTCACAAGAAAGGGTCCATTTTCATCTGTCGTCTCTTGAAGATGTCACCATCACGAATAAACATACTACAGTTATTGGCGTTAATTAGTTCTTAGATCTTCTCTGAGACTAACGCACCATACAAGGTTATGTCAACATTTGTTTATGTCAGTCTAAAGGTGATTGGTGTGATTAAATCAAAGTAGATGTATTTCTGTCGTACCTGGCATATTGCATCACTTTAGCGCACTAGCACATTGCCTTAAGATAAACAACACAATTAAGATCTTCATATTTCATAACTCATGTAATTTATTCAACATGAAATTATATGAAAGTATGCGTTATTTACCTTAGAACAGCAACTGATTTTACTAAACACTTGCAAATGCCTtgttgtaaagttttttttaaggcAAATACTTGAACTGCTTCGAGTATTGTGTTACTCATCTCGACAGTGAGTTTAGCCAGCTGTCAGTTCGTGTTGCTGCTTCATCACTTCTGTTTTCCTTGTCATTGAATTTGTAAGAAAGGCTTCGTTTGTCAGAATGCCCAGAGGAGGTAAGAAGGATCATAAACCCTCTACATTTTGTTGAAGTCAGTTTTTCTACATCTGTTAGCCTTCTGTTAGCCACCCAACAACTAGCATCCAGACGCCTCTGTAGAGCAAGTGCAGGTTTCCTAACTTACACTTCCGTGCTGTGGATGACGTTAAACAATTGAAAAATATTGAGAATATGTTGATAAACCGCTCTGCCTCTTCTGACACTTGTCAGTTCGTTGCTCTTTTCATCTCTCGTACTATGTGTACGCGaatctgtgtgtgatgtcattttCAATCATGGTCATCGTTGCAGGTAAGAAAGGTGGCCACAAGGGTCGCGTGCGGACGTATACCAGCCCCGAGGAGATCGACGCCCAGATgaaggcagagaaggagaggaaaagggtTGGTGCAGTGTACATCTAAACACTGTTCAATCATGTACTACACAGGGCCAAGTATGTGCAGTTTTTCACTTAAGTGTTGGTGAAGCTGTGAAAAAGACACACCTACCGGAATGCAACTCAGTTGCATTTTTCCACTGGAAAGAGTCAACTAGCCTGCGTATGTGAGTAAACACTTGAGTTTAACATAGCTGGAAGGACCCTGTAAGACCCTTCACCTGATGATTGCACTCATTAACTCTTCACCAGCCAGAAGAGAGAAACCGATCTGTGAAACAGAGGCTGTGGTGTTTCTTTCTATATGTATGTGAGTGACATGATGCCCTTGTTTAATTATGTTCTCCTGGTTGTGTCATCTCACTGTTTGGTTCTGTGTTGTTGTATGTTATAGCAGGAGCAGGATGGGGAAGAGGCCGGTGCAGCTCAGAACGACATGGTAGAGGATAAGCTACCAGCAGGATCAGGATCAGAGGACAGCGATGATGAAAATTCAGTGGTACGGCCACACTATTTCTGTCACTTCCTTACTCTGCTACCACACACActtgtaacatttttttctgtatggcAGTTTTTAATAAGCGTGTTTGCGTGGTCATTTCATCGTTCGAAGCTTTCACCTTAAACTGTATGAGCTGTTGTGCTTCTAGAGGAGGAGAGCGGGTGTGGAGGGCTTGATAGAAATCGAGAACCCCAACAGAGTCGCTCAGAAGTCCAAGAAGGTGGCACAGATTGAGCTGGATGAGCCCAAGCAGTTATcaaggagagagaggtgtgTAGTCAGTCACACATTATAAGTGCTAAATGGGAACTTCACCCTGCATCTAGCAGTTAGGATGTAAACACTGAAGAGTTATGTACTCATACACTTATGTTTTATAACTTCTCAGTGTCAGTAAATTTCAGTAATTTCCaatcaaaaatgttaaaaaaaataataatgactttCTTGTCTTATGTCACTTTCTACATCTtgacacactctgacacagagaggagattGAGAAGCAGAAAGCGAAGGAGCGCTATATGAAGATGCATTTGGCAGGGAAGACGGACCAGGCCAAAGCTGACCTTGCTCGCCTCGCCATCAtcaggaaacagagagaagaggcagccaaaaagaaagaagaagagaaaaaaggtaGGCAAgacaaaaagtgttttttgcagtgtttattGTATTAAATATTCAGTGTACATTTTGAGTAACACTACATGATTTATTACCTAATTAGAGCCCTGGTGTGGTCGTGAAagcttgctttttcttttctttaaaaatctaCCCGCAACAGTTGTTAAATGAAATTTAAGCCCCATCGATTGAAACATTTTTGAGCGGTTAATTTAATTCTGCCATCATTGTAATCTGCATGTGTGCCGTGTGAGACTGGAAAACTTTACAGGCATGGCAACAGTAATTTAGTGGACCGAGGCATAGTGAACGGTCAAGTTCAAACAACGGCCACAGTCTCATTGCTGCCACTGCATACATGGCCGCGTCCGTGCAGTGAGTCAGTTTAATTGTCTCTTTCTTCTATTTCTCTGCTTGCAGCAAAAGatgcagcagcggcagcagcagcagcagccagaggagTAAACTCCCTCTCACTGAAATGATGCACAGTATTCATCAGAGGCACTTTCACTTGTTCACGGACTGGCGCAATACATATTTGACTATTTTTAAAGGAGGAACTATGATGCTGACATTACTATACCATATGGCCATTTGTGAAATGACTGTGGAGACACCAATGGAGGGGGGTTGTGTGTATTTTGGCATGAAGTAATGACTACGTTGATCCCTCCAGGAAGTAAAGCTACATTTGAGAATACAGCGGTCTTCATGTACACCTGGAATGAACCTCTTATAATCCATGATCTTGTACATGGTATTAATAATAGTATACTTAACATTGTACAATTATGACTTTGTTAACTGAGCTTTGCCACTATGATTTTTTGGGGATCTTAACATTGTATATAACAGACTCATGAAACTATTTTAGCTTATTATGATGAAACCAGTAAAATGTGtctatttctttatttgctttactTCCCTGTGAGAAAACTGTTGTTACTGCTTTAGAGCAAGATTTATCAGCATTAGGTGCAAGAGTCAGTTGATATGAAAATGAGATGAGTCGATATCGCAGATGTTTATTTTGGAACATCAGGATTTCCACATTTATACAAGGTATAACAGAACAGTTATATTAACAAATGAATGGCTCTTACTTCAGTAATGGATCTGATTATGAAAAACCAAAGAATGAAAAAGTACTGCTGTTAAAGATGTTAATATGAAGATGTATCAAGTGGTACACAAAGTGGGATTTCCTTTGATTCTCTTAGCCAGACAGGAATAAAGGGTAGGATTTAGTCTCTGGGTCTGTATGAATCAGGCCTCTTGATAAATCCTTGATAAAGTCCTAAGTGCATTAAAGAGCATTAAGAATAAATACCATACATAAGTGTACATATGTGTTATGGTCTCAGATCCTAAATTATTTAAAAGAGTTCTCTTAAATCAGTCACATACAGTTTCTATATTTTGGATATGTATGATGAGAAGTtgaataaagacagaaagtgtaTCCAATACTTCCATTTCCTATACAGCATGAAAAAGGTCATCAAATCTATGTCAAGTAAATGTTCGTGATGTACTGCATTGGACTGAGCTTTGATGAATTCGGGTGAGCTTGAAAGGCAATGagtaataaaacagaaaagtgacaaattaaaaaaagtccaaataaattatgttttgacCCCTGAGTACTCggttttagaaaaaaatataaatatacaatgtATGATATTTCTCATGTAAACATTTAATACGACCTTCAGCTGTTATTtgtggaaacaaaacatcaatatATGGAAGCGTGCAAGCTTTGGATACAGTAAACAATGGGTAGTCTTAATGACAGTCCTGCTTTTAAGCATTATTTGACTCATAAGATAAAGTTTAGAGCCATTCATAAGACCATATTTACAAGTACATAGCAGTGTTACACCAAATTCTGCACCTGTTAGATTCTGTGGCCTGGTTAGGAGTTACCAATTCAGTTTGCCTTAACATGCTTCgcaaactttattttgatgctgatttttttttcttttcttttttcctttttgaggTTACAAATTATGTCAGCTGTGATTTCACTGTATCGAAATCCTCACATTGACTGTAAAGAGCCATTGCTATAGCGTTATGAAGAAAAAGTGTGTCCTGGTCCACACTCTGAGCAGAGGGGGGCGGTACTGCGCCTAATGTGCTggataagaaaatgaaaaagaagagtAAGTGCGTCTATTGGTGGAAAGTTTGGCGGACTTTATCCTACTCAGAGAAGCTTTGAAGCCCCGTGGTCTGATTTCAGCTCAGTCTGACAAGTGACAGCCGCTGGAGTCTCTCTTCAACTGGTGAGTAAACTGGctaaacaaacatcagtgtttcatGGACACAAGGAAATGTGCAAAGTAGTGGAAGTTAATGTGTACGTTGCCAAATCTTTTCAAGAAGAACTTACTTTATTCTAGCGTGCAGAGGTCTTACTTGCCCCACTTTGtcgatttgtttgttttcccgcGGTGTTTTAACGCAGCACCATGACATGACATTTATGCTAGCAGTTTGCCAGCAAGTAACTTTGTTTCAAAAGTAGAAAGCTAGCTAAATAGTTAGTTGTTGTGACTGTTTATACATGGACATTTTCTGACGCTAGTGCTATATTTACGCAGCTCGATTTAAAGGTTTATCAAACGTTTTCACTCTTACACTCGTTGTTGGGTTTCTGGGTCAGTCGACCAGAATAGATAATCACGGTAGTAAGTATCATGTGCTAGCAGTTTTTGCATTTGACAGATGCGTGACTGAGCTGCAGTAGCTATCAACTCTGCAGACAGGACAGAGCTGTCTCAGATAAAGTTGTGGCCAGTGTAAACACAACTGGACGATAAACTGGTGTGAATGCGTTATGAGTTACCTAACAACCCCAGTTATGACAGTGTCTGCAGCTTATCAGTCTATAAAGGTTCAAGGTTTAACTGATGAGACCATATCACGTCATTGGGCGAAGAGTTGCAACACTCCTGCCGACAGTTTAGGTGGTGGTGGGGCATATGCCTCGCCTGCTCCTTTGTTAGAGGCTTAGGGCTGTGATAATGGATGCATTTTGCAGAAGCCAGTTGGTCAGCAGCAATCATTATATTCTCTTTCATAAGACATCCACAACATTTTGTTAACTCTAATAGAAAAATTCAATGTGATTTTTATCTAGTCTCTAAATGAAGAATCATCCTCCCTGTTTTAGATTTCCACTTTGTGTGACCAGAGAAACAGCAATCATGTCTTTGACAAATGGCCACCGTGTGAGCAAAGAAACATGGGATTCTCACAACAAGATGATGCTGGATCCCCTGTCCATCAGCGACGCTGAggtttgtggggtttttttttaattttataaacAGAACAATACCCAGTGATTACCTGCAGTGATGATTCACTGGCATCAGCAGTACTAACAACCATCTGAAAAATTGCTTAGCAGAGgtatttttggttgttttttgcaTGAGGTTGCTGTTGGTATTTAGTCCAATTATAATGCATTGTTTTTGAGTCAAATTGTAAAATTGTCCTCTCTCCTGAACGATATGAtctttgtgtatatttgtggttttaggtgtttaatatcattaaaaaaGAGAAGCGCAGGCAGACGTACGGGCTGGAGCTCATAGCGTCTGAGAACTTTGCCAGCAGAGCTGTTCTTGAGGCTCTGGGTTCCTGTATGAACAACAAATACTCTGAGGGATATCCTGGTCAGAGGTAGGAAGAATTAAGCAAGTTGGTCTATGAAGTCctactgttttatttcatcatgtAGATGCTGCATTCTGATTTGTCCGAGCTAAATGAGTGTAGCACTAATAATCATTTCAATCCATTGTGTTCAGGTACTATGGTGGTACAGAGCATGTTGATGAGCTGGAGAGACTCTGTCAGAAGAGGGCGTTGGAGGTCTTTGGTTTGGACTCAGACAAATGGGGGGTCAATGTGCAGCCATACTCAGGTGTTTAGCCTCACTTCTTTCTCATCCCTAAAAACTCTTCTTCTGTACTTGTTGCTTTTCCCATTTCCCCTTACCATGTTGGCTCTCTCACAGTTTCTTCCTCGTTTCTCTGTCTTacagatcagaattcctttattaatccctggagggaaattcttgcaACTGTCATATTTTTGTTCATGCTTCTCTTTAAGGTTCTCCTGCTAACTTTGCTGTCTACACGGCCATTGTGGAGCCACATGGAAGGATCATGGGACTGGACCTTCCCGATGGAGGTCACCTGACACATGGCTTCATGACTGACAAGAAGAAAATCTCAGCAACGTCCATTTTCTTTGAATCCATGCCATATAAGGTACGGAGTTGGGTAAAAATTTCTCAGAATTGTGAAACAAATAATTGTACACTGTTTTGCATATATATCATATACTAAAATTAAtaattgttaaataaataagaatctGTCCTCTCATTGTGGTAGTAGTAATGACAGCTTAAACTCAGAATATGTACAGAGTAAGTGATTGTTGATCTACTTTGAGAGATATTTGATAGTTGCATCTCTAAAATGGAGCCCTGGACTAACAAGATTAGTCCTCATGAGTACAAGAATGTCCACGTGGCATTCACAGGCCAAAGATGGCAAAAAGGCCATAATCGTaatctgttttgtgtcacaagacacaagacacaaagcAACTTAAAGCAAAAAAGATC of the Scatophagus argus isolate fScaArg1 chromosome 16, fScaArg1.pri, whole genome shotgun sequence genome contains:
- the bud31 gene encoding protein BUD31 homolog — translated: MPKVKRSRKPPPDGWELIEPTLDELDQKMREAETEPHEGKRKVESLWPIFRLHHQRSRYIYDLFYKRKAISRELYEYCIKEGYADKNLIAKWKKQGYENLCCLRCIQTRDTNFGTNCICRVPKSKLEVGRIIECTHCGCRGCSG
- the pdap1b gene encoding pdgfa associated protein 1b isoform X1 — protein: MPRGGKKGGHKGRVRTYTSPEEIDAQMKAEKERKRQEQDGEEAGAAQNDMVEDKLPAGSGSEDSDDENSVRRRAGVEGLIEIENPNRVAQKSKKVAQIELDEPKQLSRREREEIEKQKAKERYMKMHLAGKTDQAKADLARLAIIRKQREEAAKKKEEEKKAKDAAAAAAAAARGVNSLSLK
- the pdap1b gene encoding pdgfa associated protein 1b isoform X2 codes for the protein MPRGGKKGGHKGRVRTYTSPEEIDAQMKAEKERKREQDGEEAGAAQNDMVEDKLPAGSGSEDSDDENSVRRRAGVEGLIEIENPNRVAQKSKKVAQIELDEPKQLSRREREEIEKQKAKERYMKMHLAGKTDQAKADLARLAIIRKQREEAAKKKEEEKKAKDAAAAAAAAARGVNSLSLK